The DNA region CCATCCCCCGCGCGTACGGCCGCTGGGTGGGCCGCGACGACGTGGTGCGCTACCTGGAGCAGTACGCCGAGCACCACGACCTGGACGTGGCCACCGGCATAGAGGTGCGCAGGGTGGAGCGCGGCGGCGCCGGCTGGGAGCTGCCCGCGACCGGCGGCCGGGTGCTGACCTCGCCGGTGGTCGTGGTGGCGACCGGCCACAACCACACGCCGTACATCCCCGACTGGCCCGGGCGCGACGGCTTCTCCGGCGAGCTGCTGCACGCCTCGGCCTACCGCAACCCGGCGCCGTACACCGGGCGGGACGTGCTGGTCGTCGGCGTCGGCAACACCGGCGCCGAGATCGCGGTCGACCTGGCCGAGGGCGGCGCCGGCCGGGTGCGCCTGGCGGTGCGCACCGCGCCGCACATCCTGCGCCGCTCCACCGCGGGCTGGCCCGCGCAGGCCAGCGGCATCGTCTGCCGGCGGCTGCCGGTCGCCCTGGTGGACCGCATCGCGCCGTACGTGGAGCGCGCCGGCACCCCGGACCTGACGCGGTTCGGACTGCCGCGGCCCGACAGCGGGCTGTACTCGCGGGTGCGCGAGGGCGCGATCCCGGTGCAGGACGTGGGCCTGATCGACGCGGTGCGCTCGCGCCGGGTCGAACCGGTCGCCGCCGTCGAGCGGTTCGACGGCGACAAGGTCCACCTGGCCGACGGGACCGACGCCGGGCCCGAGGTCGTCATCGCCGCCACCGGCTACCGGCGCGGCCTGGAGCCGCTGGTCGGTCACCTGGGGGTGCTGGACGGCCGGGGCCGCCCGGTAGTGCACGGCCCTTACACCGACCCGGCCGCGCCCGGCCTGTACTTCACCGGCTTCACCAACCCCATCAGCGGCATGCTCCGCGAGATGGCGATCGACGCGCGGCGCATCGCCAGGGCGGTGGCCCGGCAGGCGGTGCGGAACGGGTAGCGGCACCCCGCGCCGGGCCGCGTCTTCCGCCGCCTCTTGGAGGCGACGCCGCCGCCTGGGGCTGCGTCACCGCATAAGGCGACGCCGCCGCATAAGGCGACGCCGCCGCCCAAGGACGCGCCACCGCCCAAGAACGCGGCGGCGTCCAACGTCGCGTCACGCCGCCGCCGGGACCGTCGGCGGGAGGGCCGGCGGGGCCGGGCGGGCCGCCGGGCGGTGCCGGATGACCAGCGACATCAGCGCCGCCACCGCGCACAGCGCGCCCGAGCAGTACCAGACCACGTCGTAGGAGCCGAGCGCGTCGCGGGCCACGCCGCCGAGGTACGCCACCAGCGCCGCGCCGATCTGGTGCGCGGCCAGCACCCAGCCGAAGACGATCGCGCTGTTCTCGCCGTAGTGCTCGCGGCACAGCGCGATCGTCGGCGGCACCGTGGCCACCCAGTCCAGGCCGTAGAAGACGATGAACAGCAGCATCGGCGGGTGGATCGTGTCGTCGAGCAGCATCGGCAGGAACATCAGCGACAGGCCGCGCAGCCCGTAGTAGATCGCCAGCAGCCGGCGCGGCGAGAGCCGGTCGGTGAACCAGCCCGAGGCGACCGTGCCGGCGATGTCGAAGACGCCGATCACCGCGAGCAGCGAGGCGGCGGTGGTCACCGGCATGCCGTGGTCGTGCGCGGCGGGCACGAAGTGCGTCTTGACCAGGCCGTTGGTGGAGGCGCCGCAGATCGCGAAGGTGCCGGCCAGCAGCCAGAAGGTGCCGGTGCGCGACGCGTCCGCCAGCGCCCGCAGCGCGCGCCCGGCCGCGCCGGTGACCGGCGGCGGCTTCGGCGTGAACCGCTCGGCGCCGTAGGGCGCGAGGCCGACGTCTGCGGGGTGGTCGCGCAGCAGGAACCACACGAAGGGCGTGACCGCGAGCGCCGCGCAGGCCACCGTCAGCGCGGCCGGCCGCCAGCCGTGGTGCTCGGTGATCCAGGACAGCAGCGGCAGGAACACCAGCTGCCCGGCCGCGCCGCCCGCGGTGAGGATGCCGGTCACCAGGCCGCGGCGGGCGACGAACCAGCGGTTGCTGACGGTCGCGGCGAACGCCAGCGCCATCGAGCCGCTGCCCAGGCCCACCAGGACGCCCCAGCACAGCACCAGTTGCCAGCTCTGCGTCATCCGCACGGTCAGCGCGGAGCCCAGCGCGATCACCGCGAGCGCGCAGACGACCACCCGGCGGATGCCGAACCGGTCCATCAGCGCGGCGGCGAACGGCGCGGTCAGCCCGTACAGCGCCAGGTTGACCGACACCGCGAAGCCGATCATGCCGCGGGACCAGCCGAACTCGCCGTGCAGCGGGTCGATCAGCAGTCCCGGCAGCGAGGCGAAGGCCGCGGCGCCGATGATCGTCACGAAGGTGACCGCGGCGACCGCCCAGGCGCGGTGGACGCGCGGGCGGTGGACGCGCGGGCGGCGGACACCGGGCCGGGGCGCGGGGGCGGAGGCGGAGGCAGGGCCGCGCTCGGCGCCGCCGTCGCCGTCGCCGTCGCCGGAGGTCAGGGCGGGCTCGGGAACGGGAGAGGTCTGCGTCACCCGATCAGTGTCGGAATCCGGTCGTGCCGGAACGAGTGGCCCGAGGGCCACACTGTGGAAGAATCGGGCCATGCCCGCGGACCTCGACGCCACGACAGCCGACGCCCCGACATCCGCCGCCGCGCCCCTCGGCGCCACCGCCGACGCCACCGCCGACGCCACCGCCGACGCCACCGCCGGCGCCACCGCCGGCGCTCCCGCCGACACCGGCGTCTTCCGGCACCCCGGCCGCCATCGCGTCGCGGTCTTCGCCCTCGACGGGGTCATGCCCTTCGAACTGGGCATCCCGCTGCGGATCTTCGGCCTGGCCCGCACGCCCGAGGACGGCTCGCCGCTGTACGAGGTCGTCACCTGCGGGTTGCGGCCCGGCCCGGTGGACACCGACGCCGGCTTCCCGATCGTGGTCGAGCACGGCCCCGCCGCGCTGGCCGAGGCGGACACCGTGGTGGTCCCGGCGTCGCACGAGCTGGGCCCGGTGTACGAGGAGGGGCGGCTGACCGCCCCGCTGGCCGAGGCGATGGCGGCGGTACGGCCCGGCGCCCGCGTGGTGTCGATCTGCACCGGCTCCTACGTGCTGGCCGCCGCCGGACTCCTCGACGGGCGCCCGGCGACCACCCACTGGACCAGCGCCGAGCACTTCCAGCGGATCTTCCCCCGGGTCCGGGTCGACGCCGACGTGCTCTACGTGGACGACGGCGACGTGCTGACCTCCGCGGGCGTCGCCGCGGGCCTGGACCTGTGCCTGCACATCGTGCGGCGGGACTTCGGCTCCGCGGTCGCCGCCGAGGTGGCGCGCCGCACCGTCGTACCGCCCCACCGCGAGGGCGGCCAGGCGCAGTACGTGCGCAGGCCGCTGCCCGCGCCGCGGCTGGCCGGCACCGAGCGGGCCAGGGCGTGGGCGCTGGAACGGCTCGCCGAGCCGCTGTCGCTGCGGCAGCTGGCCGAGCGGGAGTCGATGAGCGTGCGCACCTTCACCCGCCGCTTCCGGGAGGAGGTCGGGATGAGCCCGGGCCAGTGGCTGACCCAGCAGCGCGTGGAGCAGGCGAGGCATCTGCTGGAGTCGACGGGCCTCGGCGTGGACGCCGTGGCCCGCCAGTGCGGGTTCGGCACCGCCGCGTCCATGCGGCAGCACCTCCAGGCGGCGCTGGGGGTGTCCCCGAGCGCGTACCGCAGGACCTTCAGGGCGGCGCCGACGCAGCCGGTCGGCTGAGGCCGGCGGGCGTTCCGCTCCCGGCGCGGGCGCGGCCTGACCGGCCCGCGGGGCGCTCAGCTCAGGACCGCGCCGCGGTCCACCTCGCACCAGATCTGCTTGCCGCCGGCCTCGGGGCGCCAGCCCCAGCGGTCGGCGAGGCCGTCGACGAGTTCCAGGCCGCGGCCGCCGGTCTCGTCGCGCTCGGCGTGGCGCGGCGCCGGCGGCGCCTGGCTGCGGTCGGCGACCTCGACCCGTACCGGCTCGGCGGGCGCCGTCGGGAACAGCATCCGCAGCACGGCCGGACATCCGGTGTGCACGACGGCGTTGGTGACCAGCTCCGAGATCAGCAGGATCAGCGTCTCCGCGACCGGCTCGTCGGCCCCTATCCCGGAACCCGCGAGCCGCGACCTCGCCCAGCGGCGCGCCCGCCCCACCTCGGCGGGGTCGACACCGACCTCCAGCTGCACCTGAAGCACCTGCACTGCTCACACCATCCGAACCGGCGGAAACGACGCCTCACGCCTGCTCAAGATCACCGTGCGTGACCTCGACGCCACCCAGCATGATTGACCGACAGTCACCCCAACAAGCGCTTCGGGCATATTCCAACGCGACCGGGGGGTCATGCTGCATACTGTGCCGCCGATGCCGCGAGGGGTCCGCGCAGGCTCAGCGCCGCCCCGGCGGGACCGGGCGGCGACTGTGGACTCCCCTGAACGCGACGGCACCCGATGGAGCGTACCCGAGGTCGATCCCGACTCCACCGCGTCACAAGTCACGCATCGGACACAACACCGTGCGGACGCTCTGTGACCGGCGTCACGTATGCGGGGCCGCCGGAGGCCGGCCAAGGGCCGGTGGGGGGCCGGTCGGGGGCCGTCGCGGGCCCGTCACCGGCACGTCACAGGCCCGCCGAAGGTCCGCCGCGGCCCGCCGGGACGCCGGCTCAGGCGGACAGCGGGCGCGCCTGGTCGTCCACCGCGGCGTCCAGGTCGGGGAAGACCTCGAACAGGCGTCGTACGCCGAGGGCGGCGAGCACGCGGTTGACGTGCGCGTCGCCCACGGCCCCCGGGCTGCCGCCCTCGGGTAGCACGATCCGCAGCCGCCCGGCGCACGAGCGCATGAGCCGGCGCGCGCCGATGAGCACGCCCACGCCGCTGGAGTCGCAGAACCGCACCCCGGCGAGGTCCAGCACCACGCTGCGCTGCCCGTCCGCCACCGCCTCGTGCACCTTCTGCCGGACCGCGGGGGACGAGATGAGGTCCATCTCGCCGGCGACGGTGACCACCGCCCACCCGTCCCGCTCGGCCTGGGTCACCTGCACGGGTTCCCACCTCGCCTCGCCGTCGACGTCTCCTCGGTCATCCCTACGACCCTAAGCCCGAATCCGGTCGGAACCGCGCGCGGAACCGATCACACCCGGATAACGGAGCGCCGAAAACGGTCACACTCGGTGTGAGGTTGGTGCAAAGGGGCGTACGCCACGGCGCACGGCCGGTACCTTCGGGTCTGCACGCGGGAGAAAGATGGAGACGGAACGAGGCGGGGGACGAAGCGAGGGGGGCGACCCATGGCGACACCCGCACCGCCGCGCTGGGACCGCAAGATGCAGCAGCGGCTGGCGCGCGGCGAGGAGGCCGCGCTCGCCGAGCTGTACGACCGCTACGCCTCCCTGGTGCACAGCCTCGCGCACCGCGTGATGGAGGACGACGAGGCGGCCGACCTGATCACCCGCGAGGTGTTCGGCTATGTCTGGGAGAACCCGGACGCGTACGACCCCAGGGACGGCTCGCTGCGGTCGTGGATCGCCTCGCTGACGCAGCGCCACGCGGTCTCCCAGCTGCGGCAGTACGAGAACCGCGGCCGCTCCACCCCGGCGGAGGTGGAGGAGCGGGTGCGCGAGGCCAACACCGCGGCCCGCGCCGACTTCATCGTCACGTCCATGCCGACGCCGCTGCGCGCCGCCCTCGAACTCGCCTACCGCGAGCGGCTCGACTACCGCGCTGCGGCGGCGGGCCTCGGCGTCAGCGAGGACGAGGCGCGGCGCAGGCTGCGGCTCGGCCTGCAACTTCTGTCCACCGCGATGGAGCCGGGCGGCGGCCCGGACCAGGGACTCGGCCGGCCCGGCGGACGCCCCGACCCGAGAGGCCCGCGATGAGCGGACCGGCCTACCACGACGGAGGCGGCGGCCACACCCCCGGCGAGGGCGGCGACGTGCCCCGCGTGCCGTACCAGCGCACCGACGCGGGCGGCACGGGCGACGGCGGATCCGACGCGGACAACGCGGGCGACCGTGGCTGCGACGCGGGCGCGGACGGCACGGGGGACGGCGGATCCGACGCGGGCGGCGCGCCGGGCGGCGGGGGCGACGACGAGATGCGCCCGCGCGGGGACTTCGACCACCCGACGCTGAAGTCGCTGCTCGGCGCCTGGGCGCTGTCCGCGTGCTCGCGCGAGGAGGCGCTGGCCGTCGAGGTGCACCTCACCGACTGCGCGGCCTGCGCCGACGAGGCGCTGCGGCTGCGCGACGCGGTGCGGCTGCTGCACCAGGAGGAGTCGCTGGACCTCGACCCGCTGCTGCGCGCCCGGGTGCTGGAGGGCTGCCTGGGCCGGCGTCCCGCGCGCATCCCGACGCCCGAGTGGGCCGGCCCGTACGGCGCGGAGGCGGCGCGGCTCGACGCCCTGCTGCGCGACCTCGGCGACGGCTACTGGGAGGCCCCGGTGGACCTGCGCTGGTTCGACGGCGCGCCGGCCACCCGCCGGTTCACCGTCGGCCAGGTCATCGCGCACCTGTCCGCCGTGGACGGCCTGGTGACCAGGTCGCTGGGCCTGGCGGGCTCCGGCGGCGCGGGCGGCTCCCGCGACGAGGGCGGCTCGGGCGGAGCGAGTGGTTCCGGGGCCCCCGAGGGCCGCGGACCGCTGCGCCGGGCGCGGCAGGACGTCGAGCTGCCGCTCGACCCCTGGCAGCGCACCGAGGCGCACTGGTCGGCGCGCCGACATCTGCCCGGCGCGACGCTGCGCTCGCAGTGGCGCGAGCAGAGCCTGACGCTGATGCGCACGGTCTCCTTCGCCGGCCGCGGCGCGGCCGAGCTCCCGGTGGACTACGGCGCCTTCACGCTGCCGTTGCAGGACGCCTTCCTGGACCGGGCGTTCGAGTGCTGGATACACGCCGGCGACATCGCCGAGGCGGTGGACTACCCGTACGATCCCCCGCCGCCGCACGCCCTGCACGGCATGGTCGACCTGGCCGCGCGCCTGCTGCCCGGTGTGCTGGCCGAGCGCCGCAGAACCGGCCTGGCCGAGTCGCCCGCGCGGCTGCTGCCCGCCGGCCGGGCGGGGCGCTCGCTGCGGCTGGAGATCGAGGGCGCCGGCGGCGGCGACTGGTACCTGCCGCTGGACTCCCCGGGCGCCACCGCCTCGCCGGACGAGATGGTCGCCCACGTGGCGATGGACAGCGTGGAGTTCTGTCAGCTCGCCGCGGGCCACGTGGAGCCCGAGCGGGCCGCGGCGGGCCGGCTCGGCGACCGTACGGCGGTGCGGGACGTGCTCTACGCGGCGGCGTCGCTGTCCCGGCTGTAGCGCCCCGGGCCCGGCTGTAGCGCCCGGGCCCGGCAGGGCGCCCGGGCCTGGCCGAGCGAAAGGACCGGGCCGGGTGAAAGGAGCGGGCGGGGCGCCCGGGGCTCAGGCGAAGACGACCGTGCGGCGGCCGTTGAGCAGCACGCGGTGCTCGCAGTGCCACTTCACCGCGCGCGCGAGCGCCTGGCACTCCACGTCGCGGCCGATCGCCACCAGCTGCTCGGGCGTGACCTCGTGGCCGACCCGCTCGACCTCCTGCTCGATGATCGGGCCCTCGTCGAGGTCGGCGGTGACGTAGTGCGCGGTCGCGCCGATCAGCTTCACGCCCCGGGCGTGCGCCTGGTGGTACGGCTTGGCGCCCTTGAAGCTCGGCAGGAAGGAGTGGTGGATGTTGATGATCCGCCCGGACAGCTTCGCGCACAGGTCGTCGGAGAGCACCTGCATGTAGCGCGCGAGGACGACCAGCTCGACGCCCTCCTTCTCCACCAGAGCCAGCAGCTCCGCCTCGGCGTCGGCCTTGGTCTCGCGGGTGACCGGGATGTGGTGGAACGGCACCCCGTAGGAGCCGGCCAGCGCCCGGAAGTCCTCGTGGTTGGAGACGACCGCGGCGATCTCCACCGGCAGCGCGCCGATGCCCGCCCGGAACAGCAGGTCGTTCAGGCAGTGCCCGAACTTGCTGACCATGAGCACGATCCGCATGCGCTCCTCGGACGGGTGGATCGTCCAGTCCATCCGGTACGCGCCCGCGACGGCGGCGAAGCTCGCGCGCAGCTTGTCGACGGTCACCCCGGCGTCGGCGGAGAAGTGGACGCGCATGAAGAACAGGCCGGTGTCCTGGTCGCCGAACTGCCGGCTGTCGACGATGTTGCACCCGGTCATGAAGAGGTAGCTGGAGACCGCGTGCACGATCCCCTGCTTGTCCGGGCAGGACAGCGTGAGGACGTACTGCGGCGGCTCCTGCGCCGGAGGCGGCCCGGCGGGCGTCCGGCTCTGCTGTGCGTTCACACGCGCCAGCCTCGCACACCGGACCGGGCTCCGGCAGGGATGTCCGATCGGCGGAACGGTGCGCACGCGGTCGGCGGGCCGGGCCCGAGGGGTCAGGAAGCGGCGGCCGTGCGGTTGTAGATCGCCAGGATCTCCAGGGAGCGCGGCGGGGCGTCGGGGTCCTCGCCGTCGGCCCGGGCCATCCGCACGTGGGCCTCGCGGGCCGCGCGCACCGCCTCGGGCCAGGCGTGGTGGTCCAGGTACGCGGCGACCGGGGCGTCCGCGCCCACCTGGTGCAGGATCTTCAGCACCCGCAGCACCGCCACGTCGACCAGCGCGGCTTCCTGGGAGTCGCGGAAGATCGTGCCGACGTACTTCTCGGCCGACCAGTTGTCCAGCCAGGTGTCCTCCACCAGGCGGTACACGGCGTCGGTGACGTCCCCGTACCCCTCGCGCCCGGCCTGCCAGACCTCGCGCTGGAACACCGGGTCGCCGATCATGTGCAGTGCGGAGCGCACATTGCTGCGCCATCGCCACCAGGGCATGTCGTTGAGCGGCATGCCTCCCATCGTGGAGGAGGCACGGCCACGGCGGGAAGACTTCTCCGAAGCTTGCACGGTCCCCGATCGTACGCACCCGGACGCCGGTACCTGCAATTCACCCGAAAGTGACCTCCCGTTCCCCCGCGCGCACCCGGGCGTTGGCGACAGACCGGAATCTTCCGGATACATGACTGGACTGCGTGCGCGCGGATTCCGCAGGACCTCCGCCGCTTTCCTGGCCGCTTCCGCGCTGCTCACGCCGATCAGTGCATGCGGTGTGCTCCCGGGGAGCGCGGGGGGCTCCCCGGGCCCCGTCGTGGTGATGACCTGGGCGCCGGTGGGCACCCACGCCACCAACAAGCCGGGCATGCTGGCGATGGCCGAGGTCTACGAGAAGTACGTCAACGACCACGGCGGGCTCAACGGCCGCAAGCTCAAGGTGCTGACCTGCAACGAGAAGGACGACCCGAACACGGTCAGGGACTGCGCCCACCAGGCCGCGGACGCCGGCGCGGTGGCGGTCGTCGGATCGTACAGCGAGCAGGGCGACTCCTTCATCTCCTCGCTGCAGACGCTCGGCATCCCGTACGTGGGCGGCTTCGGGATCACCGAGGAGGAGTTCCAGTCGCTGATGTCGTACCCGGTCAACGGCGGCATGCCGGCGCTCCTGGCGGGCAGCGGGCGGCAGTTGGCCGACCTGTGCAAGAAGGTCACCCTGGTGCGGCCGGACTCGGCCACCGGCGACCAGTACCCGGCGTTCCTGGACGCCGGGCTGAAGACGGGCGGCGAGAAGGCGGCGGTGGACCAGCCGGCCCCCGACGACACCAGCGACTACACCGAGGCCGCGGCCCGCGCGGTGGGCTCGGACAAGGCGAGTTCGTGCGTCTCCGCGGTGCTCGGCGACCACACGCCGACGTTCTTCGACGCGCTGCGCAGGACCGGCGACAAGGTCCCCAAGGTGCGGCTGTCGTCGGTGCTCGGCAGCGTCGAGCAGTCGGTGGTGGACTCCACCGGCGGCGCCTCCAGTCCGCTGGAGAACGCCTACGTCACCGGCTGGTACCCGGTCGCCAGCGACCCCAAGTGGAACGGGATGAAGGCCGCGGTCACCAAGTACGCCTTCGACGACGACGACATCGACGTCGCGGACGTGGGCGAGCAGACCACGTGGATCGCCTACACCGTCTTCACCGAGGTGGTGCGCGCGATGGACGAGAAGACCAAGGTGACCCCGGCGAGCGTCCAGCACGCCCTGGACCACACCACCCACCTGTCCACCGGCGGCCTCACCCCCGAACTGGGCTGGACCGCCGCGGACATGAAGGGCATCCCGGACTACGCGCGGATGGTCAACTCCAAGGTCACGTACCAGGTGATCCGCAACGGCCGCCTGGTGTCGGCGCGTCCGGGCTTCATCGACCTGGCGCCGACTCTGAGGTCGACGATCTCCTGGTCCTGACGAGGAGCTGAGGAGCTGAGGAGTCGAGGACTTGAGGTGCTGAGGACGCGGGTGCCTCAGCACCTGACGTCCTGACCTCTTGAGGTGCTGACCTCTTGAGGAGCTGAGGAGCTGACCTCGGGTCAGAGCTGGCTGTACGTGCGGGTGGTGAGGCCGTACTTCTCGGCGATGGCGTTCCACAGCTTGACCGCGCGCTTCTTCTGCTCGGTCGCGGTGCCGCTCTGCCGGTTGCCTTCCTCCGCTTCCTTGGTGGTGCGCGCGTGGCCGCCCTTGCAGACGCTCTTGTTCGTGGCCGCCTGGTGCGCCCAGTTCGCGTAGTGGCCGTCCGCGGCGGCCGACGCCTGCCACGCCTTGGTCAGCGCGTCGGTCAGCGCCGCGTGGTCCTGCAGCTTGTCGACCTGGAGGCTGCCGAGCTGGGTGACCAGGCCGGTGCGCTGGGCCTGCGCGGCGCGCAGGTCGCTCGCCGCGGCGCCCAGGTCCTTGCACTCCTTGGTCGAGGCGACCGCGCCGACCACCGAACTGCGGCTGTTGCCGCTGGTCTTGAGCAGCGCGTCCAGCGACTGGGCCTGCTGCTTGGCGGGGTCGGCCGCGGCCGGTGCGTCCGAGCCGGACGCGGACGCCGAGGCGGCGGCGGACGGCGAGGTGGACGACGTGCCGCCGGCGTTGTCGGCGCTCGCGCTGCCGCCGCTGTTGAGGAGGCCGCCGACGACCAGGCCGGCGACCACGCACCCGGCCACGACGATGCCGATGAGCACCTTGGGCGACAGCTTGCGTCCGCCCGAGCCCCGGTCGCCGGTGTAGCCGTCGTCGTGGCCGGCGTACCCGTCGTAGCCGCCCTGGCCGCGCCCGTCGGGGCCGTAGCCGCCGGGGCCGTAGCCGCCGGGGGCGCCGGGGTGGCCGCCGTACGGGGGCTGGCCCTGCTGCTGGCCCGGCGGGCGGTCGGGCTGGATGATGTGCGGCCGCATGGGCGCGGGGCTCGGCACGTCCTGCCGGAACAGGTGGTCGTAGTCGCTGTCGTGCTGCGGCGGCTGCCCGGGCTGCTGGAACTGCTGGGTCCGCTGTTCGTAACCGTCGTAGGAGGCGTAGTCCTGGCCCTGGCCGCCGTAGGCCTGCTCGTACGTGGGCTGCTGCGGCTGCGACTGCGGGGGCCGCGGCGCCTGCTGACCGGGGTAGCCGTCCTGCGGCTGCCCGTACGCGTCCTGCTCCTGGAAGATCGACAGCGGCAGCGCCTGGGTCGCCTCGGCCGGCGCGGGCTCCGGGGCGGCGCCATGCCCTGCCTGCCCTGCGGCGGCTGTACCGGCTGTGCCGGCTGCGGCGGCGGGGCCTGCGGCATGGGCGGTACGGGACCGGGTGCGGCGGCCTGCTGCGGCGCCCGGTGCGGGTCGGCGCCGGGGTACGGCGGCAGCATCTGCGTCGCGTCGGCGACAGGCGCGGAGGCGGGGGCGCCGGGACCGCCGGAAGCGGGCGCGTTCCCCGGGTACGGCGGCAGCATCTGCGTGGCGTCGGCGACAGGCGCCGGGCCGGGCGCGGCGGGACCGGGAGCGTCACCCGGGTAGGGCGGCAGCATCTGCGTGGCGTCGGCCGCCTCGGGCAGGGCGCCGGCCGGGCCGTTCTCCAGCTGGCCGGTGATGATCTGCGGCTGCCCGGGGCTCCCGGGGTGCCCGGGGTATCCGGGGTACTGCGGCAGGCCGGGCGCCTGGGGGGCGCCGGGGAGCCCGGGCGCCTGCGGCTGCTCGCCCTGCGGCTGCGGCGAACCCCAGGGGGTGCCGGCGGCGGGCTGGACGTGTTCGCCGTAGCTCAGGGGCGCCTGGTCCTGCTGCGAGGGGAGCACCACGCCCCGGTACGCATCGGGCGATTCCTCGCCGCGTCCGCTGCTGTGCATCGCCGCCCACTCCCACCCTCGCCGCCCGGCCGCCCGACGGTCGTCGCACGGCTGTCGTCACAACCGTCCGCCAACGCTACCGGGTCAATCCGAGGGGCGGCCACGGCCCCGAACGAGTGAGCGCCATGCCACACCGGGTGCGTGGCGCGGCGCGCCGTGCCGCGCCTGCCCGCGGCGGGCCTGCCCAGGGGTTTGGCGGACGTGCGGAGACGGGGTGTCGGTACGGTAACGATTCGGTGCCGGCCCGCACTTGGCTGCGGTTTTCGCCGTCAGGGGCGGCGCGGACGGGCCTGGCGGTGCGGGCGCGGCGGCGGTGTGCGGCGGCCGGGCAGCGGCCCGGACGCGGCCCTCGGGCGGCTCAGGCGGCCTCCCGTTCCTCGATCCGGGCGGTGAACTCCCGCACCGCCGGCTCGTCCGCGTACGGCTCCAGGCGGTGGCGGAAGTCCTCCAGATACTCCGCGCCCCGGCTGGAGCGCAGCCCGGACAGCAGGGTGACCGCCTCGGTGCCGGTGTGGCACGCCTGTTCCAGGTCGCGCTGCTGCACCTGGGCCTCGGCGAGCAGGAACAGGTCGATCGCGCGGCGCCGGGAGCGGGTGACCGGGTGCGCGGCGAGCGCCTCCTCGGCGCGCCGGGCGGCGGGCACGGCCTGGCCCAGATCGCGGTGGCAGTGGGCGAGTTCGTCGGCGAGGTAGGCGTGGTCGAAGTGGGCGATCCAGTCCGGGTCCTGGTCGGGCTCGGAGCGCTCCATCGCCTCCACCGCCGCTCCCGCGACCGCCGCGAAGGTGCGTGCGTCGCCGAGCAGCGCGTGCCCGCGGGCCTCCGCGGCGTGGAACATCGCCTCGGCGGTCGCGGTGACGTGGCCGCGGGCGCCTTCCTGCGCGGCGCGGGCGAGTTGGGCGATCTCGCGCGGGTTGCCCAGGGCGGCGGCGAGGTGGCTCATGCTCGCGGCCAGGATGTAGCCGCCGTAGCCGCGGTCGCCGGCGGCCTGGGCGAGGCGCAGCGCCTGGATGTAGTACCGCTGGGCCAGGCCAGGTTGGCCGGTGTCGACCGCCATGTATCCGGCCAGTTCGGTCAACCGGGCGGCGGCGGAGAACAGTTCGCGGCCGACCGCCTCGCGGTAGGTGCCGGCGAGCAGGCCGGAGACCACGCTGTTGAGGTAGTGGACGACGACCGGGCGGACGTGGCCGCTGCCGAAGCGGTGGTCGAGGTCGGTGAGCGCCTGGGTGGTGGCCTTGACCGCCTCGACGTCCGACATGCCCACCCTGGCCCCGCCGTTGCGGGCCACGCCCTGGTCGGGGCGGGTGATCAGCCAGTCCCTGCTGGGCTCCACGAGCGCGGAGGCGGCGACGGTGGAGCCGCTGAGGAAGTCGCGCCTGCCGACGTCGCTGCGCCACAG from Actinacidiphila sp. DG2A-62 includes:
- a CDS encoding ABC transporter substrate-binding protein, giving the protein MTWAPVGTHATNKPGMLAMAEVYEKYVNDHGGLNGRKLKVLTCNEKDDPNTVRDCAHQAADAGAVAVVGSYSEQGDSFISSLQTLGIPYVGGFGITEEEFQSLMSYPVNGGMPALLAGSGRQLADLCKKVTLVRPDSATGDQYPAFLDAGLKTGGEKAAVDQPAPDDTSDYTEAAARAVGSDKASSCVSAVLGDHTPTFFDALRRTGDKVPKVRLSSVLGSVEQSVVDSTGGASSPLENAYVTGWYPVASDPKWNGMKAAVTKYAFDDDDIDVADVGEQTTWIAYTVFTEVVRAMDEKTKVTPASVQHALDHTTHLSTGGLTPELGWTAADMKGIPDYARMVNSKVTYQVIRNGRLVSARPGFIDLAPTLRSTISWS
- the purU gene encoding formyltetrahydrofolate deformylase; translated protein: MNAQQSRTPAGPPPAQEPPQYVLTLSCPDKQGIVHAVSSYLFMTGCNIVDSRQFGDQDTGLFFMRVHFSADAGVTVDKLRASFAAVAGAYRMDWTIHPSEERMRIVLMVSKFGHCLNDLLFRAGIGALPVEIAAVVSNHEDFRALAGSYGVPFHHIPVTRETKADAEAELLALVEKEGVELVVLARYMQVLSDDLCAKLSGRIINIHHSFLPSFKGAKPYHQAHARGVKLIGATAHYVTADLDEGPIIEQEVERVGHEVTPEQLVAIGRDVECQALARAVKWHCEHRVLLNGRRTVVFA
- a CDS encoding transcriptional regulator — protein: MAARPLVARQPNERLQALIQEAGCSNAGLARRVNVCGAEHGLDLRYDKTSVARWLRGQQPRGRATAIIAEALGRKLGRTVSIDEIGMADGKNLATGIGLHFAPTVLGAIEQVCELWRSDVGRRDFLSGSTVAASALVEPSRDWLITRPDQGVARNGGARVGMSDVEAVKATTQALTDLDHRFGSGHVRPVVVHYLNSVVSGLLAGTYREAVGRELFSAAARLTELAGYMAVDTGQPGLAQRYYIQALRLAQAAGDRGYGGYILAASMSHLAAALGNPREIAQLARAAQEGARGHVTATAEAMFHAAEARGHALLGDARTFAAVAGAAVEAMERSEPDQDPDWIAHFDHAYLADELAHCHRDLGQAVPAARRAEEALAAHPVTRSRRRAIDLFLLAEAQVQQRDLEQACHTGTEAVTLLSGLRSSRGAEYLEDFRHRLEPYADEPAVREFTARIEEREAA
- a CDS encoding SCO4402 family protein, encoding MGGMPLNDMPWWRWRSNVRSALHMIGDPVFQREVWQAGREGYGDVTDAVYRLVEDTWLDNWSAEKYVGTIFRDSQEAALVDVAVLRVLKILHQVGADAPVAAYLDHHAWPEAVRAAREAHVRMARADGEDPDAPPRSLEILAIYNRTAAAS